From one Catenuloplanes nepalensis genomic stretch:
- a CDS encoding alcohol dehydrogenase catalytic domain-containing protein — MKALLFTAHGGPEVLTVADIPAPHAGPGEIRIAVRAVGVSPADDALRSGAWKSFFPIPLPYVVGVDAAGVVDEIGAGVEGVRAGDEVYGVRVAGGTTAEHVVFDLWAAKPAAWTWSQAGGAAGGVATAAHALDELGVRAGSVLLLDGASGGVGAVAVQLAVARGARVIGTASPANHAFLRDLGAEPVTYGPGLAERVGLGSAGGAGLGSAGGAGLGSAGGAGTRVDAALDVGGHGDVTELVALTGTPDAVRTLVAGNAVHGVRLIRVDPAGVPAALASAARLADAGRLAVPIAAEYRITEGAAAHTRIARGHARGKVVITLGAE, encoded by the coding sequence ATGAAGGCTCTGCTGTTCACCGCCCATGGCGGCCCCGAGGTCCTGACCGTCGCCGACATCCCCGCCCCGCACGCCGGCCCGGGCGAGATCCGCATCGCGGTCCGCGCGGTCGGCGTCTCACCCGCGGACGACGCGCTCCGCTCCGGCGCGTGGAAGAGCTTCTTTCCGATCCCGCTGCCGTACGTGGTGGGCGTCGACGCCGCCGGCGTGGTCGACGAGATCGGCGCGGGCGTCGAGGGCGTCCGCGCCGGCGACGAGGTCTACGGCGTGCGCGTGGCCGGCGGCACCACCGCCGAGCACGTGGTCTTCGACCTGTGGGCCGCCAAACCCGCCGCGTGGACGTGGTCCCAGGCCGGCGGCGCGGCCGGCGGCGTCGCCACCGCGGCGCACGCGCTCGACGAACTCGGCGTCCGCGCGGGTTCCGTGCTGCTGCTGGACGGCGCGAGCGGGGGAGTGGGCGCCGTCGCGGTCCAGCTCGCGGTGGCCCGCGGCGCCCGCGTGATCGGCACCGCGAGTCCGGCCAACCACGCGTTCCTCCGAGACCTCGGCGCCGAGCCGGTCACCTACGGCCCGGGCCTCGCCGAGCGCGTCGGCCTCGGTTCCGCCGGGGGCGCCGGCCTCGGTTCCGCCGGGGGCGCCGGCCTCGGTTCCGCCGGGGGCGCCGGCACGCGCGTCGACGCCGCGCTCGACGTGGGCGGGCACGGCGACGTCACCGAGCTGGTCGCGCTCACCGGCACCCCGGACGCGGTCCGCACGCTGGTCGCCGGCAACGCCGTGCACGGCGTCCGGCTGATCCGCGTCGACCCGGCCGGCGTACCCGCCGCTCTCGCCTCGGCCGCCAGGCTGGCCGACGCGGGCCGCCTCGCCGTCCCGATCGCCGCCGAATACCGCATCACCGAAGGCGCGGCCGCTCACACCCGCATCGCCCGGGGGCACGCCCGCGGCAAGGTCGTCATCACGCTCGGCGCCGAATAG
- a CDS encoding TetR/AcrR family transcriptional regulator: MRDGGAKPSRNDQNHTPARVRRDAAANRRRILTAARRLFGPGGDAVQVRDVARSAGVSAATLYRHFPARRELMDAVIAEQSRSCDASVRRAVSDPDPARALRAYVEHAFEAQADGAMFAGAIRAANATLPGHADRVARFRRDLALLVGRARAAGVIRPDVTAADVLLVIAAGGGASLGLGAGTDAGFGTPGHRAARSRRLADIVLTGMGLRFYA; encoded by the coding sequence ATGAGAGACGGCGGCGCGAAGCCGTCTCGGAACGACCAGAACCACACACCCGCGCGGGTACGCCGGGACGCCGCGGCCAACCGCCGGCGGATCCTGACGGCGGCGCGCCGGCTGTTCGGGCCGGGCGGCGACGCGGTGCAGGTGCGGGACGTGGCGCGGTCCGCGGGTGTGTCCGCGGCGACGCTCTACCGGCACTTCCCGGCGCGGCGCGAGCTGATGGACGCGGTGATCGCGGAGCAGTCCCGCTCGTGCGACGCCTCGGTGCGCCGCGCGGTCTCTGATCCGGACCCGGCGCGGGCGCTGCGGGCGTACGTGGAGCACGCGTTCGAGGCACAGGCCGACGGGGCGATGTTCGCCGGCGCGATCCGGGCGGCCAACGCGACGCTGCCCGGCCACGCCGACCGGGTGGCGAGGTTCCGCCGGGACCTCGCGCTGCTGGTCGGCCGCGCCCGGGCAGCCGGCGTGATCCGCCCGGACGTGACCGCGGCCGACGTGCTGCTCGTCATCGCGGCGGGCGGCGGCGCGAGTCTCGGCCTCGGCGCCGGCACCGACGCGGGATTTGGCACGCCCGGGCACCGGGCAGCCCGCTCCCGACGCCTGGCGGACATCGTCCTGACCGGCATGGGCCTGCGGTTCTACGCGTGA
- a CDS encoding sensor domain-containing phosphodiesterase gives MSAPFLPHVDAGPGLDDLLRDGGLHNVFQPFIDLDSGAVIAYEALLRGPAGTRWASPMALIEAARETGRLADLEHASLRASLAGAATSSDGQAVTLFVNLEPRTLTHHLDVVLDALSARAEHVQVVVEITERALAADLAGVLAGAERLRAAGCAIALDDVGAEPASLAFIPLLRPEVVKLDLRLLRTVKDPATVTVAGAVQAYAEQSGAEVVAEGIETPEDLTRALVLGATLGQGWLWSRGERRLSRTSFVPERFTARSIGPGLRATPYELIGCQRRVRRAPKHLLIPLSKTLEMTARQAAVPPIVLAAFEHARFFRPSTVRDFTELAATLPFVGALGVDMPARPAPGVRGVALSPLDPLASEWTVVVLGAHTCGALVARDLGDTGADGDREFEFVVSYDRALVTAAAQSLAGRLTAD, from the coding sequence GTGAGCGCCCCCTTCCTTCCCCACGTCGATGCCGGGCCGGGCCTTGACGACCTGCTGCGTGACGGTGGCCTGCACAACGTGTTCCAGCCGTTCATCGACCTGGACTCGGGTGCCGTGATCGCCTATGAGGCGCTGCTGCGAGGACCCGCGGGGACCCGGTGGGCCTCGCCGATGGCGCTGATCGAGGCCGCCCGGGAGACGGGCCGGCTCGCCGACCTCGAACACGCCTCGCTGCGCGCGTCGCTGGCCGGCGCGGCCACGTCCTCGGACGGCCAGGCCGTGACGTTGTTCGTCAATCTCGAGCCCCGCACGCTCACCCACCACCTGGACGTCGTCCTCGACGCGCTCAGTGCCCGTGCCGAGCACGTTCAGGTGGTCGTCGAGATCACCGAGCGGGCCCTGGCCGCGGACCTCGCCGGGGTGCTGGCGGGCGCCGAACGGCTCCGGGCCGCGGGCTGCGCCATCGCGCTGGACGACGTCGGCGCGGAACCGGCGTCGCTCGCCTTCATCCCGCTGCTGCGCCCGGAGGTGGTCAAGCTCGACCTGCGCCTGCTGCGCACGGTCAAGGACCCGGCCACCGTGACCGTGGCCGGTGCGGTCCAGGCGTACGCGGAGCAGAGCGGCGCCGAGGTCGTCGCCGAGGGCATCGAGACGCCGGAGGACCTGACCCGCGCGCTCGTGCTCGGCGCGACCCTGGGCCAGGGATGGCTGTGGAGCCGCGGTGAACGCCGGCTGTCGCGCACGTCGTTCGTACCGGAGCGATTCACCGCCCGGTCGATCGGGCCGGGGCTGCGGGCCACGCCGTACGAGCTGATCGGCTGTCAGCGGCGGGTGCGGCGGGCGCCGAAGCATCTGCTCATCCCGTTGTCGAAGACGCTGGAGATGACGGCACGGCAGGCCGCGGTGCCGCCGATCGTGCTCGCCGCGTTCGAGCATGCCCGTTTCTTCCGCCCGTCGACGGTGCGGGACTTCACCGAACTCGCGGCGACCCTCCCGTTCGTCGGCGCGCTCGGCGTGGACATGCCCGCCCGCCCGGCACCCGGCGTGCGAGGCGTCGCCCTGTCACCGCTGGACCCGCTGGCGAGTGAGTGGACCGTGGTGGTGCTGGGCGCGCACACCTGCGGCGCGCTGGTCGCTCGCGACCTGGGCGACACCGGCGCCGACGGCGACCGCGAGTTCGAGTTCGTCGTCAGTTACGACCGCGCCCTGGTGACCGCGGCCGCGCAGTCCCTGGCCGGACGCCTCACCGCCGACTGA
- a CDS encoding Ig-like domain-containing protein — MRRAASATIAALLVGGLLTVPASAAQARKGADRIPPRLTVTSYAMENNTLTVAVSAADPSGVRGVSLLVRGKVLATDTTAPYQLTADLSAYSGGEVRWKVRAVDRRGNDRVSDDRKSRVKPRPDGNRPRPAPSASPSPTETVEP; from the coding sequence ATGCGCAGAGCCGCATCCGCCACCATCGCCGCCCTGCTCGTCGGCGGCCTGCTCACCGTGCCGGCCTCCGCCGCGCAGGCCCGCAAGGGTGCCGACCGCATCCCGCCCCGGCTGACCGTCACCTCCTACGCGATGGAGAACAACACGCTCACGGTCGCGGTCAGCGCCGCCGACCCCTCCGGCGTGCGCGGCGTGTCCCTGCTGGTCCGCGGCAAGGTCCTCGCCACCGACACCACCGCGCCGTACCAGCTGACCGCCGACCTCTCCGCCTACAGCGGCGGCGAGGTCCGCTGGAAGGTCCGCGCGGTCGACCGCCGCGGCAACGACCGCGTCAGCGACGACCGCAAGTCCCGCGTCAAGCCCCGCCCCGACGGCAACCGCCCCCGCCCGGCCCCGTCCGCGTCGCCGTCCCCGACCGAGACGGTAGAGCCGTAG